A window from Leptothermofonsia sichuanensis E412 encodes these proteins:
- a CDS encoding helix-turn-helix transcriptional regulator — translation MGRRGQSITLSVSESDKAQLEALALEFGMTWGDRPNISRLVEAIARRQLVIAPNHDWTKGRVQALNRARIALIDAGEIEQAVAIAQLLLERSEISLPLRAELEQFIARPALPWRIEVERYIHRQQPFQLSYQDAAERVWQFTIRYAEIVVHEDRQYLDCWCEETEGNQDISELVHNWCLRIDRIMDAAVTPVNGQWHSGLASVAVEMHLFRGLAFAYRSKTPKDEVNEWLADSPPVRRVVREVSSTFWLIREVLRYGQDCEIISPQVVRDRVQREVQTLYERYYPPTKP, via the coding sequence ATGGGTCGTCGTGGTCAGTCCATCACACTATCAGTCTCAGAATCAGACAAAGCCCAACTTGAGGCGCTTGCCCTGGAATTTGGGATGACCTGGGGCGATCGCCCGAATATCTCCAGGCTGGTAGAAGCGATCGCCCGGCGTCAGTTAGTGATTGCCCCCAATCACGATTGGACGAAGGGGCGGGTTCAGGCACTCAACCGTGCTCGGATTGCCTTAATTGATGCAGGAGAGATTGAGCAGGCAGTGGCGATCGCTCAGTTGCTGCTTGAACGCAGCGAGATCTCCCTTCCCCTGCGAGCCGAACTGGAGCAGTTTATTGCCAGACCTGCCCTGCCCTGGCGCATCGAGGTTGAGCGGTACATTCACCGCCAACAACCGTTTCAGTTGTCCTATCAGGATGCTGCCGAACGGGTCTGGCAATTCACAATTCGCTATGCCGAAATTGTGGTCCATGAAGACCGTCAATATCTGGACTGTTGGTGTGAAGAAACGGAGGGCAATCAGGATATCTCAGAATTAGTACATAACTGGTGTCTGCGGATAGATCGGATTATGGATGCAGCGGTTACTCCGGTCAACGGTCAGTGGCATTCTGGATTGGCCAGTGTTGCGGTCGAAATGCATTTATTCAGGGGACTTGCCTTTGCCTATCGCAGTAAGACACCGAAGGATGAAGTGAACGAATGGCTGGCGGATTCTCCTCCCGTGCGGCGAGTGGTACGCGAGGTGTCAAGTACATTCTGGTTGATACGAGAAGTTCTGAGATATGGACAGGATTGCGAAATCATTTCCCCACAGGTTGTGCGCGATCGGGTTCAGCGGGAAGTTCAAACGCTTTACGAACGTTATTACCCACCAACTAAACCCTGA
- a CDS encoding DUF4058 family protein produces the protein MPPLFFRPPLSTRRHWHSFHNAWSTYLADELNQRLPEGYFAEPNAQFGIEIDVATYSEPILGHRPYQNGESLEWMPQSPTATLPFQPISEVVEVQIFSVQAGPTLVGAIKLVSLANKDRPTHRDGFTAKCQTCLQQGIGLMIVDVVTTLSGNLHNELMQRLKLPIEPMQAELYAIAYRVAEVHERPHLEIWQESFTVGSQLPMLPLYLKGGLYLPINLEKTYHYTCIRQRIPESV, from the coding sequence ATGCCTCCTCTCTTTTTTCGCCCTCCCTTAAGTACCCGGCGACACTGGCACAGTTTCCACAATGCCTGGTCAACTTACCTGGCAGATGAATTGAACCAGAGGTTGCCGGAAGGCTACTTTGCTGAACCTAATGCTCAATTTGGCATTGAGATTGATGTGGCAACGTATAGTGAACCAATTTTGGGTCATCGACCGTATCAGAATGGGGAATCCCTTGAATGGATGCCACAATCACCAACCGCAACACTCCCGTTTCAGCCCATCAGCGAGGTCGTTGAAGTACAAATCTTCAGTGTTCAAGCAGGTCCTACACTGGTAGGAGCGATCAAATTGGTGAGTCTTGCCAATAAGGACCGCCCGACTCATCGGGATGGGTTTACCGCCAAATGTCAAACCTGCCTGCAACAGGGAATTGGGTTAATGATTGTAGATGTGGTGACAACGCTTTCAGGGAATTTACACAATGAATTGATGCAACGCCTGAAGTTACCGATCGAACCCATGCAGGCTGAACTGTATGCGATCGCCTATCGCGTTGCGGAAGTGCATGAAAGACCGCACCTGGAGATCTGGCAAGAATCCTTCACCGTTGGCAGTCAGCTTCCAATGCTGCCGCTTTATCTCAAAGGAGGGCTTTATCTGCCGATCAATTTGGAGAAAACTTACCATTACACCTGCATTCGACAACGGATTCCCGAATCGGTGTGA
- a CDS encoding sensor histidine kinase, producing the protein MIKPLQFSINILNTPLSDALVSWGPKLSTKLIVLVTIAAASASATVIYSLNQMAERSNQSRLLLIRVKEQVSRLNALEWEGISKGKIDEDLTEELQENQESSDEILKRLQQLDRVNNLSLEKLFASWESYRKEIDHVLKLIEQGNVKEAMKVDADGIDEIYDELYAEVSRLEEFYVEKNRTTRQIADIGTASSLILAAASISILFHEFSKKLWDKNQALEVAFHDLQQAQNQLIQQQKMAALGQLIAGVAHEINNPLGAIKASASNTHKALYEALLDLEQFHQRLSPEEQASFFKLITYAINTQPLVISHESRTLKRKIAAQLQAYGIEEAKYMADLLMDMGIHEELEFLLPLLKSEDREWAIQLAYNLTCSFANNQMILRAVERSSKIVFALKSYARFDQSGKKELLKVSNGLENVLEIYHNQLKRNIELIRDYQDVPDILGYPDELIQVWTNLIHNSIQSMEAGGKLNVRVCQQGNGIEVCIADTGTGIPAEIQEKMFDAFFTTKPAGEGSGLGLYISKKIVDKHNGCIKVESRPGYTQFKVWLPVEAT; encoded by the coding sequence ATGATCAAACCATTGCAATTTTCAATAAATATTCTGAATACTCCTCTATCTGATGCTCTAGTTAGCTGGGGACCTAAACTCTCAACAAAATTGATTGTTCTGGTAACGATCGCTGCTGCGTCCGCGAGTGCCACAGTTATTTATAGTTTGAACCAGATGGCAGAGCGCAGCAATCAATCCCGCTTGTTATTAATTCGTGTGAAAGAGCAAGTCAGCCGACTCAATGCTTTGGAATGGGAGGGGATCTCCAAGGGTAAAATTGATGAAGACTTAACGGAAGAGCTACAAGAAAATCAGGAAAGTAGTGATGAGATTTTGAAACGGCTTCAGCAGCTTGATAGGGTGAATAATTTGAGTTTGGAAAAGCTATTTGCCTCCTGGGAAAGCTATAGAAAGGAAATTGATCACGTGTTGAAGCTGATCGAACAAGGAAACGTGAAGGAAGCGATGAAAGTCGATGCGGATGGCATTGACGAAATCTACGATGAACTCTATGCCGAAGTTTCAAGATTAGAAGAGTTTTATGTTGAGAAAAATAGAACAACAAGACAAATTGCTGATATCGGAACGGCTTCCTCTTTAATTTTGGCTGCGGCCAGCATCAGTATTTTGTTCCATGAGTTTAGCAAAAAACTATGGGATAAAAATCAGGCTTTAGAAGTAGCCTTTCACGATCTCCAACAAGCTCAAAATCAACTCATCCAACAACAGAAAATGGCAGCTCTGGGGCAACTCATTGCTGGAGTTGCCCATGAAATTAATAATCCTTTAGGTGCTATTAAAGCATCGGCTAGTAATACTCATAAAGCCTTGTATGAGGCTCTGCTAGATCTGGAGCAATTCCATCAGCGCTTAAGTCCGGAGGAGCAAGCAAGCTTTTTCAAATTAATTACATATGCAATCAATACTCAGCCCCTTGTTATTTCTCATGAAAGTCGTACTTTGAAACGTAAAATTGCAGCCCAGCTTCAAGCCTATGGTATTGAAGAAGCTAAATATATGGCAGATCTTTTAATGGACATGGGAATTCATGAAGAATTAGAATTTCTGTTACCACTCTTAAAGAGTGAAGATCGAGAATGGGCAATTCAACTTGCCTATAACTTAACGTGTTCTTTCGCTAATAATCAAATGATCTTACGAGCAGTTGAGCGCTCTTCAAAAATTGTTTTTGCACTCAAGAGCTACGCCCGGTTTGATCAAAGTGGCAAAAAGGAATTACTCAAAGTATCCAATGGCCTGGAGAATGTGCTTGAAATTTATCATAATCAGCTCAAGCGTAACATTGAACTCATTCGTGATTATCAGGATGTGCCGGATATTTTGGGTTACCCAGATGAACTCATTCAAGTTTGGACAAATTTGATTCACAATTCTATTCAGTCTATGGAAGCTGGAGGAAAACTAAATGTAAGAGTTTGTCAACAAGGAAATGGTATTGAAGTGTGTATCGCGGATACAGGCACTGGCATTCCTGCAGAAATTCAGGAGAAAATGTTTGATGCTTTCTTTACAACTAAACCCGCTGGAGAAGGAAGTGGGTTAGGGTTATATATCAGCAAAAAGATTGTTGATAAACATAACGGCTGTATAAAAGTAGAAAGCCGCCCTGGATATACTCAGTTTAAGGTTTGGTTACCAGTAGAAGCCACTTAA
- a CDS encoding response regulator, whose product MSDAAILCVDDESVVLMALKTQLQRLFGRRYVYEMACSAEEAWTVINELEEEKVKILIIVSDWLMPNVKGDEFLMQVHQRFPEIITVMITGQADEAAIQRARQEANLYACLHKPWTEEDLQQVISTALNS is encoded by the coding sequence ATGTCTGATGCTGCGATCCTTTGTGTCGATGATGAGTCTGTAGTACTCATGGCTTTGAAAACACAACTCCAGCGACTATTTGGTCGTCGCTATGTGTATGAGATGGCCTGTAGTGCGGAGGAAGCCTGGACAGTCATCAATGAGTTAGAAGAGGAAAAAGTCAAGATTCTGATTATTGTCTCTGATTGGCTAATGCCTAATGTCAAAGGAGATGAATTTTTGATGCAAGTTCACCAACGCTTTCCTGAAATTATTACTGTGATGATTACTGGGCAGGCTGATGAAGCGGCGATCCAGCGCGCAAGGCAAGAGGCTAATTTATATGCTTGCCTCCATAAGCCCTGGACCGAAGAGGATTTGCAACAAGTAATTAGTACGGCTTTGAATTCATAA
- a CDS encoding diguanylate cyclase domain-containing protein, which produces MRSSIICVDDEWPILKSLGEQLKRNFGKNYDVELANSGDEAILLCAEISAASHDIPLIISDHRMSGMGGDALLIQLHTLYPKTLKIMLTGQADADSVGNVVNQAALYRYIRKPWDETDLILTVTEALRRFQQEQQLAEQKQQLAEQNKLLKQMNTKLKSSLSLLLAALDATADGILALDNSGKVISFNRKFTHIWGISESDLIIYEENLINFVLHQLTESDAARFQELLKQANIEKHEFLNLKNGCVIEYYLRPQYLEGRAVGRVLSCRDVTQEKQREAVIQHQALHDALTNLPNRTLFSQKLAALLDVGGSQLFAVMFLDLDRFKEVNDTLGHVIGDRLLQDVVQRFTGCLRKEDMLARWGGDEFVLLLSQVNCREDIGEIARRLIKSLQTEFFVEGFRLKVSVSVGIAIYPQDGFHGRELLQNADAALYQAKKEGRNTYRYYKPSPMPEQLD; this is translated from the coding sequence ATGCGATCATCTATTATTTGCGTTGATGATGAGTGGCCTATTCTCAAAAGTCTGGGAGAACAACTCAAACGTAATTTTGGTAAGAATTATGATGTTGAGCTTGCTAACAGCGGAGATGAGGCTATTTTACTTTGTGCAGAGATAAGTGCGGCAAGCCATGATATTCCTCTTATCATTTCTGACCATAGAATGTCAGGGATGGGAGGAGATGCTTTGTTGATTCAACTGCATACACTTTATCCCAAGACGCTGAAAATTATGTTGACAGGTCAGGCTGATGCGGACTCTGTTGGCAATGTTGTTAATCAAGCAGCTTTATATCGTTACATTCGCAAGCCTTGGGATGAAACAGATCTGATTTTGACGGTTACGGAAGCTTTACGTCGGTTTCAACAAGAACAGCAGTTGGCTGAACAAAAACAGCAGTTGGCTGAGCAAAATAAATTGCTTAAGCAAATGAACACGAAGTTGAAAAGCTCTTTGTCATTACTTTTGGCAGCTTTAGATGCGACGGCTGATGGCATTCTGGCGCTAGATAATTCTGGAAAGGTCATTAGCTTTAATCGAAAATTTACGCATATCTGGGGTATTTCTGAGTCAGATCTCATAATTTATGAGGAAAATTTAATCAATTTTGTCTTGCATCAACTGACTGAATCGGATGCTGCCCGTTTTCAGGAACTGCTGAAACAAGCTAATATCGAGAAGCATGAGTTCTTGAACTTGAAAAATGGTTGTGTGATTGAATATTATTTACGACCTCAATATCTAGAAGGTAGAGCTGTTGGCAGAGTTTTGAGTTGCCGGGATGTAACACAGGAAAAGCAAAGGGAAGCTGTCATTCAACATCAAGCGTTGCATGATGCTCTCACAAATCTTCCAAATCGTACTTTATTTAGCCAAAAACTCGCTGCTTTGCTCGATGTTGGTGGTTCACAGCTTTTTGCTGTGATGTTTCTAGACTTAGATCGGTTCAAAGAAGTAAACGATACATTGGGACATGTAATTGGCGATCGCCTGTTGCAGGATGTCGTTCAGCGTTTTACGGGTTGCCTCAGGAAAGAAGATATGCTTGCTCGTTGGGGTGGAGATGAGTTTGTTTTACTTCTATCTCAGGTAAATTGTCGAGAAGATATCGGTGAAATTGCCCGCAGGTTGATCAAATCTCTTCAGACGGAGTTTTTTGTAGAGGGCTTTCGCTTGAAGGTATCCGTTAGTGTTGGAATCGCTATCTATCCTCAGGACGGTTTTCATGGCCGTGAACTGCTGCAAAATGCGGATGCTGCTTTATACCAGGCGAAGAAGGAGGGGCGTAATACTTATCGGTACTATAAGCCAAGTCCCATGCCAGAGCAACTTGACTGA
- the acnA gene encoding aconitate hydratase: MPTPHSLFDTLQEFSTGTGQTAHFYSLPQLERAGVGAIAQLPVSLRIVLESVLRHHDGRRITESDIRTLANWQPQAERTTEIPFIVARILLQDFTGVPVLVDLAAMRSAAARMGYDPAIVEPLVPVDLVVDHSIQVDFSAIPNALQLNMEMEFRRNEARYRFLKWGMQAFNGFAIVPPGIGIVHQVNLEYLARGVLESEGIYYPDSLVGTDSHTTMINGLGIVGWGVGGIEAEAGMLGQPVYFLTPDVVGVHLSGALQPGVTATDLVLRLTELLRQAGVVGKFVEFYGEGAASLSVPDRATISNMSPEYGATMGFFPVDEESCRYLRATGRSQTRVDTFRAYFQAQGLFGMPQPGEIQYSQTLELDLATVAPSVAGPKRPQDRIPLAQLKQTFQDLLQRSVQENGYQKTPAEQQQTVTVTMGNSSHPLPGGGAQDPERVPSGDALRSDRDTAVLTEVEMIQNRPTPDPVAELPRGAFPQTQVTLGHGRVVIAAITSCTNTSNPTVMLAAGLLAKKAVERGMTLPAYVKTSLAPGSRVVTDYLTRTGLQSYLDQLGFQTVGYGCTTCIGNSGPLEPHLEAAITNHDLVVASVLSGNRNFEARVHQSVKANFLMSPPLVIAFALAGRVDIDLTQEPLGTDRQGKAVYLRDLWPTSEEISHLLSAALDPATFQRLYASFTEQNPLWAEIPSRSGKVYEWDASSTYIQEPPYFEGFSTELEPVREIRGARAIALFGDSVTTDHISPAGAIKPSSPAGLYLQAQGVAPADFNSYGSRRGNHQVMVRGTFANVQIKNWMVPGVEGGFTLHQPGGEPMTIYDAALRYQSEGTPLLIFAGQEYGTGSSRDWAAKGTKLLGIRAVIAQSFERIHRSNLVGMGVVPCQFLPGTSWQSLAIDGTEQFDLMGLEQGMTPLQTVSLVIHRATGESQTVPLILRIDTTTEVDYFRHGGILPYVLGQLLQSTH; this comes from the coding sequence ATGCCAACTCCCCATTCCCTGTTTGATACGCTTCAAGAATTTTCTACGGGTACAGGACAGACCGCCCACTTCTATTCCCTGCCCCAGCTTGAACGGGCAGGGGTGGGGGCGATCGCCCAACTCCCGGTCAGTCTGCGCATCGTGCTGGAGTCGGTGTTGCGTCACCACGATGGCAGACGCATTACCGAATCTGATATTCGCACCCTGGCTAACTGGCAACCCCAGGCAGAACGCACAACAGAAATTCCCTTTATCGTTGCCCGGATTCTGCTGCAAGACTTTACCGGGGTGCCCGTGCTGGTGGATCTGGCAGCGATGCGATCAGCCGCTGCCCGCATGGGCTATGACCCGGCTATTGTGGAACCGCTGGTGCCGGTTGATCTGGTTGTGGATCACTCCATACAGGTAGACTTCAGCGCCATCCCCAATGCTCTGCAACTGAATATGGAGATGGAGTTTCGCCGCAACGAAGCCCGCTATCGCTTTTTGAAGTGGGGGATGCAGGCATTTAATGGATTTGCGATCGTCCCCCCCGGCATTGGAATTGTGCATCAGGTGAATCTGGAATACCTGGCACGGGGAGTGCTGGAATCAGAGGGCATTTATTACCCGGATTCACTGGTGGGAACCGATTCCCACACCACGATGATCAATGGACTGGGGATTGTGGGCTGGGGGGTGGGAGGCATTGAGGCAGAAGCCGGAATGCTGGGGCAACCTGTCTATTTTCTGACACCGGATGTGGTGGGGGTGCATTTATCCGGCGCCCTGCAACCAGGGGTGACGGCAACCGATCTCGTGTTGCGCCTGACAGAGCTTTTGCGTCAGGCAGGGGTGGTGGGCAAGTTTGTTGAGTTTTATGGGGAAGGAGCCGCCAGCCTGTCTGTTCCCGATCGCGCCACGATCAGCAATATGTCACCGGAGTATGGCGCGACCATGGGTTTCTTTCCCGTGGATGAAGAATCCTGCCGCTACCTGCGGGCAACCGGGCGCAGCCAGACCCGGGTGGATACTTTTCGGGCATACTTCCAGGCCCAGGGACTGTTTGGCATGCCCCAACCTGGAGAGATTCAGTATTCCCAAACCCTGGAACTGGATCTGGCAACTGTGGCTCCCAGTGTTGCCGGTCCCAAACGCCCCCAGGACCGGATTCCCCTTGCCCAACTTAAACAAACCTTCCAGGATCTGTTGCAAAGGTCTGTGCAGGAGAATGGCTACCAGAAAACGCCAGCCGAACAGCAGCAAACTGTAACCGTGACAATGGGCAATTCCTCCCATCCCCTGCCGGGAGGGGGAGCGCAAGACCCGGAGCGCGTACCATCTGGGGATGCCCTGCGCAGCGATCGCGACACTGCGGTGCTGACAGAAGTTGAAATGATCCAAAACCGGCCAACGCCTGACCCTGTAGCCGAATTGCCCAGGGGGGCATTTCCCCAGACTCAGGTGACGCTGGGGCACGGCAGGGTGGTGATTGCTGCCATCACATCCTGCACGAACACATCGAATCCAACCGTGATGCTGGCAGCCGGGTTGCTGGCAAAGAAAGCGGTGGAGCGGGGCATGACCCTGCCTGCCTATGTCAAAACCTCGCTGGCTCCCGGTTCTCGCGTTGTCACCGACTATCTCACCCGGACAGGATTGCAGTCCTATCTGGATCAGTTGGGGTTTCAAACCGTAGGCTATGGCTGCACCACCTGCATTGGCAACAGTGGTCCCCTGGAACCCCACCTGGAGGCGGCCATTACGAACCATGACCTGGTCGTTGCCAGTGTTCTGAGTGGCAACCGCAATTTCGAGGCGAGGGTGCATCAGAGTGTCAAGGCAAACTTTTTGATGAGTCCGCCCCTGGTAATTGCCTTTGCTCTGGCGGGACGGGTAGATATTGACCTGACTCAGGAACCCCTGGGTACAGACCGGCAGGGAAAGGCAGTCTATCTGCGGGATCTGTGGCCCACCTCGGAGGAAATTAGCCACCTGTTGTCTGCGGCGCTGGACCCTGCCACCTTTCAACGACTCTATGCCAGCTTTACAGAGCAAAACCCTCTCTGGGCAGAAATCCCCAGTCGTAGCGGGAAGGTGTATGAGTGGGATGCCAGTTCCACCTACATCCAGGAACCCCCTTACTTTGAAGGGTTTTCCACGGAACTGGAGCCAGTCAGGGAGATTCGGGGGGCACGGGCGATCGCCCTGTTTGGTGATTCCGTCACCACTGACCACATCAGTCCAGCCGGGGCGATTAAACCTTCCTCCCCAGCAGGGTTGTACCTGCAAGCCCAGGGGGTTGCCCCCGCCGACTTCAACTCCTATGGTTCTCGTCGGGGCAACCATCAGGTCATGGTGCGGGGCACCTTTGCCAATGTGCAGATTAAAAATTGGATGGTGCCGGGAGTCGAAGGGGGGTTCACTCTGCATCAACCCGGTGGTGAACCAATGACCATCTATGATGCCGCTCTTCGCTATCAGTCAGAGGGGACGCCCCTGCTGATCTTTGCAGGGCAGGAGTATGGTACAGGCAGTAGCCGCGACTGGGCCGCCAAAGGCACTAAACTGCTGGGTATTCGGGCGGTAATTGCCCAGAGCTTTGAGCGGATTCACCGTTCCAACCTGGTTGGTATGGGGGTTGTGCCCTGCCAGTTTCTGCCCGGTACTTCCTGGCAGTCCCTCGCAATTGACGGCACCGAACAATTTGACCTGATGGGATTGGAACAGGGAATGACTCCCCTCCAGACAGTATCCCTGGTGATTCACCGTGCCACGGGGGAGAGCCAGACCGTTCCCCTGATCCTGCGCATTGACACCACCACCGAGGTTGATTACTTCCGGCATGGGGGGATTTTGCCCTATGTCCTGGGTCAGCTTTTGCAATCAACTCACTGA
- a CDS encoding aldose epimerase family protein, which translates to MFVLTLKSDPFKTYVLSNSETGASLEVVPERGGMVTRWQVNGQDVLYLDAERFANPALSVRGGIPILFPICGNLPDNTYTWEGQPYTLKQHGFARNLPWEVTDQVTQNQGSLTLRLTSNHQTRAVYPFEFELTFTYMLSDRALGTHQCYTNCSAVPMPFSAGFHPYFQVSDKTKLEFDIPATRFLDQITKTVHPFNGNFDFDQDEIDVAFIGVSRQTATVRDRSQALQLQLDYSNLFSTLVFWTVKGKDYYCLEPWTAPRNALNTGEHLLHLEPGASLETFFNLSVERL; encoded by the coding sequence ATGTTTGTGCTTACGCTCAAGTCAGATCCCTTCAAAACCTACGTCCTCTCCAATTCCGAGACCGGGGCAAGCCTGGAAGTTGTTCCAGAGCGGGGAGGAATGGTCACGCGCTGGCAGGTGAACGGGCAGGATGTGCTTTATCTGGATGCCGAGCGGTTTGCCAACCCAGCCCTGTCTGTGCGGGGTGGAATTCCTATCCTGTTTCCCATCTGCGGCAACCTGCCAGACAACACTTACACCTGGGAGGGGCAACCCTACACTCTGAAGCAGCATGGGTTTGCCCGCAATTTGCCCTGGGAGGTGACTGACCAGGTAACCCAAAACCAGGGCAGCCTGACACTGAGGCTAACCAGCAATCATCAGACCCGTGCGGTTTACCCGTTTGAGTTTGAGTTGACGTTTACTTATATGCTGAGCGATCGCGCCCTGGGCACCCACCAGTGCTATACAAACTGCTCTGCCGTTCCAATGCCGTTTTCAGCAGGATTCCACCCCTATTTTCAGGTATCGGACAAAACTAAACTGGAGTTTGACATCCCGGCGACCCGGTTCCTTGACCAGATCACCAAAACCGTTCATCCGTTCAACGGTAATTTTGACTTTGATCAGGATGAAATCGATGTGGCGTTCATTGGGGTATCCCGGCAGACTGCGACTGTGCGCGATCGCAGTCAGGCTCTCCAACTCCAGTTGGACTACAGCAACCTGTTTTCAACGCTGGTCTTCTGGACCGTCAAAGGCAAAGACTATTACTGCCTGGAACCCTGGACCGCTCCCCGCAATGCACTCAATACCGGCGAGCATTTGCTTCACCTGGAACCTGGAGCCAGCCTGGAAACGTTCTTTAATTTAAGCGTCGAACGTTTGTAG